From a region of the Babylonia areolata isolate BAREFJ2019XMU chromosome 21, ASM4173473v1, whole genome shotgun sequence genome:
- the LOC143296594 gene encoding putative acyl-CoA synthetase YngI, with the protein MTTPSPSSYSSSSSSSSSSDAEDSFQKVLTVSAALHHRAQHFPDTAALIFRAPKSDDERRVVLTWKELYDLGGRWASVLHSRGIGRGQHVVSTLPNSPERAVVDAAILLSGAATVDGFCGMSDASDLKSILRQSSAVALILDPDFDPDMYAALLRDITEPLEDGSVTSESLPDLKFLLLVRRREGGDNDNPGGGSDFLRSLREDVGRRVFVEEGVKEEDVCAVFATSGSTGFPKLVAFSHRPLVMFVKSLKRPTNFVVFNVNLMGWSNGFIGTTILYGATRVLCDFRAGWPEDFPLFIYTSVKEEGVTSGGVPFYLLPGLAKKVESLNGGQPIFQLLGLGSQPTTKLVVKEASKVAQRMLIAYAGTETMVISVAFHANVDVFENYFTGRPVPGVEVKVCDEQGEEVKADTRGEILVRSPYLFREYLNDPGATSAAFTEDGFFRTGDLGWVDGEGRLYVEGRGKDTIMRGRNFIYPGSMESRIINCPAVADVVVVGVPDAIFQNEFCVCVVLKPGDWSVEDVKQFVEKDIREAEYEDMSETPRYFVVFDRFPVTSTGKTHRAEVKRMAERKVREDQ; encoded by the coding sequence atgaCCACACCATCGccttcctcttactcctcctcctcctcctcatcatcgtcgtcggaCGCTGAAGACAGTTTCCAGAAGGTTCTGACGGTTTCCGCCGCATTGCATCACCGTGCCCAGCACTTCCCGGACACAGCGGCCTTAATCTTCCGGGCCCCCAAGTCGGACGACGAGCGAAGGGTCGTGCTGACCTGGAAGGAGCTCTACGACCTCGGGGGTCGCTGGGCGAGCGTCCTGCATTCCCGGGGGATCGGGCGTGGTCAGCACGTGGTCAGCACGCTGCCCAACTCCCCAGAACGCGCCGTGGTGGACGCGGCGATCCTCCTGTCCGGGGCAGCCACCGTGGACGGCTTCTGTGGGATGTCAGACGCCTCCGACCTCAAAAGCATACTGCGACAGTCCTCCGCCGTGGCTCTTATCCTTGACCCCGACTTCGACCCTGACATGTACGCGGCTCTGCTTCGTGACATCACCGAACCTCTGGAGGATGGAAGCGTGACGTCAGAGTCGCTACCGGATTTGAAATTCCTGTTGCTGGTTCGGAGACGGGaaggtggtgataatgataacccGGGAGGTGGTAGTGATTTTTTGAGGTCTTTGCGAGAGGATGTTGGGAGGAGGGTGTTCGTCGAAgaaggggtgaaggaggaggatgtgtgtgccGTGTTCGCCACGTCAGGGTCCACGGGGTTTCCTAAACTGGTGGCGTTCAGTCACCGTCCCCTGGTCATGTTTGTCAAGTCCCTCAAGCGTCCTACCAACTTTGTGGTGTTCAACGTCAACCTGATGGGCTGGTCGAATGGCTTCATCGGCACAACCATTCTGTACGGAGCTACCAGGGTTCTGTGTGATTTCCGAGCTGGGTGGCCTGAGGACTTTCCTCTGTTCATCTACACCAGTGTGAAAGAGGAAGGCGTAACTTCTGGAGGCGTTCCTTTCTACCTGCTTCCGGGTCTGGCGAAGAAGGTGGAGAGTTTGAACGGAGGTCAGCCGATCTTCCAGCTGCTGGGGCTTGGGTCTCAGCCCACCACCAAGCTGGTGGTGAAGGAAGCCTCCAAAGTTGCCCAAAGGATGCTGATTGCCTATGCAGGTACCGAAACGATGGTGATATCCGTGGCCTTCCACGCGAACGTGGACGTTTTTGAGAATTACTTCACGGGACGTCCTGTGCCCGGAGTTGAGGTCAAGGTCTGTGATGAGCAAGGTGAGGAGGTGAAGGCCGACACCCGGGGAGAGATCCTGGTCAGGTCCCCTTATCTGTTCCGGGAATACCTCAACGACCCCGGTGCAACGTCTGCTGCTTTCACTGAGGACGGTTTCTTCCGAACTGGAGATTTGGGTTGGGTGGACGGTGAGGGTCGTCTTTACGTTGAAGGTCGTGGCAAGGACACTATCATGCGAGGCAGAAACTTCATTTACCCAGGAAGCATGGAATCCAGGATCATCAACTGTCCAGCTGTCGCTGATGTTGTGGTGGTAGGGGTACCTGACGCCATCTTTCAGAACGAATTTTGCGTGTGCGTGGTTCTGAAGCCCGGAGACTGGAGCGTTGAAGACGTCAAGCAGTTTGTGGAGAAGGACATCAGGGAGGCGGAATACGAGGACATGTCCGAGACACCTCGCTACTTCGTGGTGTTCGACCGCTTCCCTGTCACCTCCACGGGAAAAACACATCGGGCCGAAGTGAAAAGGATGGCGGAACGGAAGGTTCGGGAAGATCAATAA